Proteins encoded within one genomic window of Arachis ipaensis cultivar K30076 chromosome B08, Araip1.1, whole genome shotgun sequence:
- the LOC110265426 gene encoding uncharacterized protein LOC110265426, translated as MEKEMELLDGPVEVSSDDDEIQEWPASKPLNSSPLLKTILSHTQTPPESQRKENSHGVRQVGDTLNVASQVVKIQQQIDDLKAIIAKQGQFNDDVLEMLQQAMSGKDGSPMVGSNSSYIIWSKNKGTTTTEPLNKPDTTGLRTYKRCKTRTKNNRNDDPDYDPKLNHITNSDDGSFKFSRGKGKKKVSFKTAMPKSGPRGRRNLFPASMSSRGCHEPKISYVTNTTVKIARARNLQ; from the exons ATGGAGAAGGAGATGGAGTTACTTGATGGGCCGGTGGAGGTTTCCTCCGACGATGACGAAATTCAAGAATGGCCTGCATCAAAGCCTTTGAACAGCAGCCCACTCCTCAAAACCATCTTAAGTCATACCCAAACCCCACCGGAGTCGCAGAG GAAAGAAAACAGCCACGGGGTTCGACAGGTAGGTGACACCTTAAATGTGGCTTCTCAAGTTGTGAAGATCCAACAACAGATAGATGACCTAAAGGCTATAATCGCAAAACAAGGGCAATTCAATGACGATGTGCTCGAAATGCTCCAGCAAGCCATGAGTGGGAAGGACGGTTCACCAATGGTTGGTAGCAACTCCTCGTACATCATTTGGTCTAAGAATAAGGGGACGACTACAACGGAACCCCTGAACAAGCCGGACACCACAGGGCTAAGAACTTACAAACGGTGTAAGACCAGGACCAAGAACAACAGGAATGATGACCCGGATTATGATCCAAAGTTGAATCATATCACCAACTCAGACGATGGATCGTTCAAGTTCAGCCGAGGCAAGGGCAAAAAAAAGGTGTCATTCAAGACTGCTATGCCGAAGTCCGGTCCTAGGGGGAGGCGTAATCTGTTTCCGGCTTCGATGAGTTCACGTGGATGTCACGAACCCAAAATCTCGTATGTCACGAACACGACCGTTAAGATTGCTCGAGCAAGGAACCTTCAATAG
- the LOC110265261 gene encoding uncharacterized protein LOC110265261, which translates to MSHPINPAATADEVASMKHIRALICAVRSARRRSGSSIRANPWSFNQNDVLHHLTLVNRHDHGVEFVPDRDWSHVALYKSRQTSLRQVCTSLHEPPPVYHKQTYESTIRGTVHRFLVVVPTDSEYSFCSAVGRYSTDEHLAREDAAAALMRKVLELHSMVVDDFNDDLLEEEKLVHYETRNALERLRAHYRDMASSFRNYRRLNHLEYMSSSFESVSE; encoded by the exons ATGTCGCACCCGATCAACCCTGCCGCCACCGCTGATGAAGTTGCATCTATGAAGCACATCCGGGCACTAATTTGTGCAGTGCGATCAGCGCGGCGACGATCTGGCTCAAGCATTCGTGCTAATCCATGGTCATTCAACCAGAACGATGTCCTTCACCACTTGACCCTCGTCAACCGCCACGACCACG GAGTCGAATTCGTTCCGGATCGTGATTGGAGCCATGTGGCTCTTTACAAGAGCCGCCAAACCTCACTCCGGCAAGTGTGTACTAGTCTGCACGAACCTCCGCCTGTGTACCACAAGCAAACCTACGAATCCACCATCAGGGGAACTGTTCACAGATTCCTGGTTGTCGTTCCAACCGACTCGGAGTATTCCTTTTGCAGTGCGGTCGGTAGATACTCAACGGACGAACATCTTGCACGCGAAGATGCTGCAGCGGCCTTGATGAGAAAGGTGTTGGAGTTGCATTCGATGGTCGTTGATGACTTCAACGATGACTTGTTAGAGGAGGAGAAACTTGTCCACTACGAGACCCGCAACGCGCTTGAACGACTCCGTGCACATTATCGCGACATGGCTTCATCATTCAGGAATTATCGCCGCCTGAATCACCTTGAGTACATGTCATCAAGTTTCGAGTCTGTCTCAGAGTAG
- the LOC107610720 gene encoding protein FAR1-RELATED SEQUENCE 5-like yields MVKFGSYSFLFCALTLALDILGLLVIGTKADPYDFTKNRKSDSESDLDDGSTSELSGHWTDGWSTNSGDGDDLNGLEEPLTKEGDSGHSDSEYDGRDGGGSYMHAAAEDPANSENVMGKQFSCPDPVIASVLLSAEFNGIGDAYASYVAYAKGISFAVRKGDSIKDEEGNIVRKFFLCNRQGLREKKHYERVDRKRTHKPETRTNCNAKLVVFLDKSCRKWRTKTLVEEHNHELVPQEFTNVMAPHRKILEGDKAHIHSMHEAGFKTTQIMGFFAHMCGGYRNLNFISKDLYNYMDGVRQSRIVEGDTAAAISYLKGKAELDPMAVVQYSYYAEKHLGHLFWSYGNMQHDYECFGDVLAFDSTYRKNLYNRPLVIFSGTNHHRQTIIFGFDLLEDEKIPSYKWLLSSFLEVMRHKEPKVVVTDGDESMREAIRCEFPSATHRLCTWHLAQNAVVNIKDKDFCAAFKTAVYGHFDMEEFDRYWVDMITSFGLEDND; encoded by the coding sequence gGAAGTCTGATAGTGAGTCAGATTTGGATGATGGCAGCACGTCAGAGTTGTCAGGTCATTGGACTGATGGTTGGAGCACCAATTCGGGAGATGGGGATGACTTGAACGGGTTGGAGGAACCGCTGACTAAGGAAGGGGATAGTGGCCATTCCGACAGTGAATACGACGGTAGGGATGGTGGTGGAAGCTATATGCATGCTGCTGCAGAGGATCCTGCAAACTCCGAGAATGTCATGGGTAAACAATTCAGTTGTCCAGACCCTGTGATTGCTTCCGTGTTGTTATCTGCAGAATTTAATGGGATTGGAGATGCGTATGCAAGCTATGTCGCGTATGCAAAGGGAATTAGCTTTGCAGTGCGAAAGGGAGATTCTATTAAAGACGAGGAGGGGAATATTGTTAGGAAGTTTTTCCTCTGCAATCGGCAAGGGCTGCGTGAAAAGAAGCATTACGAGCGAGTTGATAGAAAAAGGACTCATAAACCGGAGACGAGAACGAATTGCAATGCCAAGCTTGTGGTGTTTCTGGACAAAAGTTGTAGGAAATGGCGGACGAAAACATTGGTCGAGGAACATAATCACGAATTGGTGCCCCAGGAGTTCACTAATGTCATGGCTCCACATAGGAAGATCCTAGAAGGGGACAAAGCGCATATACATAGCATGCATGAAGCTGGGTTCAAAACAACTCAAATAATGGGCTTCTTTGCCCACATGTGTGGTGGATATCGGAATCTTAACTTCATTAGTAAGGACTTGTATAATTATATGGATGGAGTTAGGCAATCAAGGATTGTCGAGGGAGATACAGCCGCAGCAATAAGCTATTTGAAGGGCAAGGCTGAGTTGGATCCGATGGCAGTTGTACAGTACTCTTATTACGCTGAGAAGCACCTTGGGCACCTATTTTGGTCATATGGTAACATGCAGCATGACTATGAATGCTTTGGTGATGTGTTAGCATTTGACTCAACGTACAGAAAAAACTTATATAACAGACCTCTTGTGATCTTTTCTGGCACCAACCATCATAGACAGACAATTATTTTTGGGTTTGATTTGCTAGAGGACGAGAAGATTCCGTCCTACAAATGGTTGTTAAGTAGCTTCTTGGAGGTAATGAGGCACAAGGAGCCGAAAGTCGTTGTCACAGATGGCGATGAATCCATGCGAGAAGCCATTAGATGTGAATTCCCTAGTGCGACACATAGACTATGCACCTGGCATCTTGCTCAAAATGCAGTTGTTAATATTAAAGACAAAGATTTTTGTGCTGCGTTTAAGACTGCTGTGTATGGTCACTTTGATATGGAAGAATTTGACAGATATTGGGTAGACATGATCACGTCATTCGGTTTAGAGGACAACGATTAG